The Azospirillum baldaniorum genome segment GCGCCTCGTACACCGCGGCCCCCTTGCCCAGGTGGCTGCGGTAGAGCGTGAAGTGCTCCACCCGGATCGGACCGGCGCGGAACATACCGCGCTCCTCGACGAAGCGCCCGATCCGGTCCTTCGGCGCGTCCTTCAGCCGGGCGAGCGTGACGTGGGGCGAGAATTTGCGCTCCTCCGCCGGCAAGCCGCAGCGGACCAGAGCCGACTCGACCTTGGACTGGAGGTGCGACAAGGCGTCGCTGCGCTCCACCCCGGCCCAGAGGACGCGGGCGTTGCGGCCACTGCCGTAGACGCCCACGCCGTCCAGAACCAGATCGAAGGCCGGCGCCGCGATCTGCGCCAGCGACTCGTCGATCTCCGCCGCCTGATCCTCCGGCACCTCCCCGATGAAGCGGAGCGTCAGGTGCAGGTTGTCCGCGTCGGTCCAGCGGGCGCCGGGCACGCCGCCGCCCAGCCCCGCCAGACGCCGGCGCACATCCTCCGGAAAATCGAGGGCGACGAAGAGACGGATCATTGGCTTTCCGGAACGGTTACGGGCAGGGGTCGGGATAGCGGGCGTTGACCGCCTCGATGTCCTTCATCACCTCGTCCGACAGCGTGACGTCCACCGCCGCGATGTTGGACTTCAGGTCCTCCATGGTCGTCGCGCCGATCAGCGAGGACGCCACGAAGGGCTGCTGCAGGGTGAAGGCGATGGCCATCTGGGTCGGCGACAGGCCGTGGCGCCGGGCGACGTCCAGATACTCGCGGGTCGCCACGTCGGCGTTGACGGTGGCGTAGCGCGACTTGCGGTGATCCAGCGCGCGGCGGGTGCCGGCGGGAACGGCGCCGTCCAGATACTTGCCGGTCAGCGTGCCGGCGGCCAGCGGCGAGTAAGCCAGAAGCCCGACATCCTCGCGCAGCGACACCTCGGCCAGACCCTGCTCGAAGGTCCGGTTCAGCAGGTTGTAGGCGTTCTGGATCGAGGCGATGCGCGGCAGGCCCTTGTCCTCCGCCAGCTTGAGGAACTGCATCACCCCCCAGGGCGACTCGTTCGACACGCCGATGTGGCGGACCTTGCCGGACGTCACCAGCTCGTCGAGCGCCGACAGAGTCTCCTCGATGGGCGTGCCGTCCTTCTCCGGCCGGTGGACGTAGTTGCGCGCGCCGAAGCGGTTGGTCGCACGGTCGGGCCAATGGAGCTGGTACAGGTCGATGTAGTCGGTCTGGAGCCGGCGCAGGCTGGCCTCGACCGCCGCGAAGATGTTGGCGCGGTCCAGCTTCGCCTCGCCGTTGCGCACCCAGGCGAAGCCGCCGTCGCTGGCGCCGACGACCTTGCTCGCCAGGATCACCTGATCGCGCTTGCCGGTCGCCTTGAACCAGGTGCCGATCACCTCCTCCGTACGTCCGTACGTGTCGGCGGTCGGGGGGATGGCGTACATCTCCGCCGTGTCCCAGAAATTCACGCCCTCGCCGAGCGCGTAGTCCATCTGGGCGTGGCCCTCGGCCTCGCTGTTCTGGCGGCCCCAGGTCATGGTGCCCAGGCCGATGGCGCTGACCGACAGGCCGGTGCGGCCGAGCGGACGGTATTGCATTTGTCTATGATCCTTAAAGGAACAGGGTGAGCACGCCCGTGTATCCGTACAGGCGGGCGTTGGAGATCTCGCCGCTGGCGAAGAATCCGGCCAGCGGGATGTCGCCGAAGGTTTCGCGGATCAGCGCCAGCTCCTGGCTGCCCTCGCCGAACAGGCTGGGGCCGCGGGCGATGCAGCTGACGTAGAGGGCGCCCTTCGGGGTGGTCTTTACGCGCTTCTTCAGATTGGCCAGCATGCGGCGCATGTCGGCTTCGGCGCTCTGCTGGTCGCGGCGGGTGAACAGGATGGGCTGGCCGCTCTGCACATGGTGGGCGACGGCGATCCAGCCGGCGCGCGGGTCGATGGCGATCAGGTCGCGGACCAGATAGTCCGCCGTGTCGCTGCCGGCGATCGGCAGGCCGGCGAAGATGTAGCCGGACACCCGCTTGAGGTCGCGGGCCAGCAGTTCGCCGATGTCCTCCTTGAAGACCTCCAGCGCCGGGCGCCCGTCGATTTCCAGAACGACGTTGTCCTCCGCCGCGGTGATGGTGCGCACCGGCCCGATGGGCGTGCAGCCCTGGCTGAGCCCGGTGGCGACCGGCACCTGCGGCGCGAACAGCACGCCCGACACGCCGCCGTCGGCCACCGGCCCGCCGACCATCGTGGCGGTGTTGCCGGGGATGGTGAATTGCGGGAACTCCGACCGCGAGGCCGACAGGCCGCCGACCAGGAAGGCCCCGGTTGATTCCGCCAGCGAAACGACCAGCCCGGCCAGATCC includes the following:
- a CDS encoding NADP(H)-dependent aldo-keto reductase; translated protein: MQYRPLGRTGLSVSAIGLGTMTWGRQNSEAEGHAQMDYALGEGVNFWDTAEMYAIPPTADTYGRTEEVIGTWFKATGKRDQVILASKVVGASDGGFAWVRNGEAKLDRANIFAAVEASLRRLQTDYIDLYQLHWPDRATNRFGARNYVHRPEKDGTPIEETLSALDELVTSGKVRHIGVSNESPWGVMQFLKLAEDKGLPRIASIQNAYNLLNRTFEQGLAEVSLREDVGLLAYSPLAAGTLTGKYLDGAVPAGTRRALDHRKSRYATVNADVATREYLDVARRHGLSPTQMAIAFTLQQPFVASSLIGATTMEDLKSNIAAVDVTLSDEVMKDIEAVNARYPDPCP
- the thpR gene encoding RNA 2',3'-cyclic phosphodiesterase; translated protein: MIRLFVALDFPEDVRRRLAGLGGGVPGARWTDADNLHLTLRFIGEVPEDQAAEIDESLAQIAAPAFDLVLDGVGVYGSGRNARVLWAGVERSDALSHLQSKVESALVRCGLPAEERKFSPHVTLARLKDAPKDRIGRFVEERGMFRAGPIRVEHFTLYRSHLGKGAAVYEALSEYGLG
- a CDS encoding FIST signal transduction protein, whose amino-acid sequence is MATLAGDTATTETCFKAASATGTEWGAVVKACLDELGAVEGCNLGFLYITDALAEHATSMVTLLRGVTGIRDWVGTVGIGVCANDEEIFDKPGIAVMVARLPPEGFRLFPVVSGDMEPLRRMAGGWLDKHGAMLALAHADPRHQDLAGLVVSLAESTGAFLVGGLSASRSEFPQFTIPGNTATMVGGPVADGGVSGVLFAPQVPVATGLSQGCTPIGPVRTITAAEDNVVLEIDGRPALEVFKEDIGELLARDLKRVSGYIFAGLPIAGSDTADYLVRDLIAIDPRAGWIAVAHHVQSGQPILFTRRDQQSAEADMRRMLANLKKRVKTTPKGALYVSCIARGPSLFGEGSQELALIRETFGDIPLAGFFASGEISNARLYGYTGVLTLFL